From a single Eretmochelys imbricata isolate rEreImb1 chromosome 13, rEreImb1.hap1, whole genome shotgun sequence genomic region:
- the LOC144273841 gene encoding LOW QUALITY PROTEIN: olfactory receptor 6B1-like (The sequence of the model RefSeq protein was modified relative to this genomic sequence to represent the inferred CDS: inserted 2 bases in 2 codons) produces MDSLVRSIAHKHKFTELLFSIPFTSADKEFETQARLENQTGLREFILLGFPTKLEVQPLLFLIFLLTRVLTITENVVIILVVKQNHKPVCYFLGNLSFLELWYVSVVLPKLLVGFWSQKENISFPICMAQLYFFIFLMGTECVLLAVMAYDRYMAICYPLHYPAIMTHQLCLQLAALSWAGGFSISLVKVYFISXLKFCCPGVINHFFCDISPVLNVACTDMLVAEMVDFALTLVILLLRLLSXVLSYLCIITTILRIPTAQGRRKAFSTCASHLTMVIFFSATVFMYTQPRKLHRFNLNKVVSVFYAVVTPALNPLIYYLRNKEVKEVLRKTLDSNCSLTNRIGMES; encoded by the exons ATGGATTCACTTGTTCGATCCATTGCACACAAGCACAAGTTCACTGAGCTGCTTTTTTCCATTCCTTTCACATCTGCAGATAAAGAATTTGAAACCCAAGCCAGGTTGGAGAACCAAACCGGCCTCAGGGAATTCATTCTCCTGGGATTTCCCACCAAACTGGAGGTCCAGCCCTTGCTCTTCCTGATCTTTTTGCTCACCCGCGTGCTGACAATCACAGAGAACGTGGTCATCATCCTGGTGGTGAAGCAGAACCACAAGCCCGTGTGCTACTTCCTGGGGAACCTGTCCTTCCTGGAGCTCTGGTATGTCTCGGTCGTCCTGCCCAAGTTGCTGGTGGGCTTCTGGTCTCAGAAGGAGAACATCTCCTTCCCCATCTGTATGGCCCAGCTCTACTTCTTCATCTTCCTCATGGGCACCGAGTGCGTCCTCCTGGCCGTCATGGCCTATGACCGCTACATGGCAATCTGCTACCCACTGCACTACCCAGCCATCATGACCCACCAACTCTGCCTACAGCTGGCAGCTCTCTCCTGGGCAGGCGGCTTCTCCATCTCCCTGGTCAAAGTGTACTTCATCT TGCTGAAATTTTGCTGTCCCGGAGTCATCAACCACTTCTTCTGTGACATCTCCCCAGTGCTCAACGTGGCCTGCACCGACATGTTGGTGGCGGAGATGGTGGACTTTGCCCTGACCTTGGTCATCCTGCTGCTCCGCTTGCTGT CTGTCCTCTCCTACCTGTGCATCATCACCACAATCCTGCGCATCCCCACTGCCCAAGGCAGGAggaaagccttctccacctgcgccTCCCACCTCACCATGGTCATCTTCTTCTCAGCCACTGTCTTCATGTACACCCAGCCCAGGAAGCTCCACCGTTTCAACCTCAACAAGGTGGTGTCTGTCTTTTACGCTGTAGTCACCCCAGCGCTGAACCCTCTGATCTACTACCTGAGGAACAAGGAAGTGAAAGAGGTCCTGAGGAAAACCCTGGACAGTAACTGCTCCCTAACCAATCGGATAGGCATGgaatcatag